A genomic stretch from Helianthus annuus cultivar XRQ/B chromosome 1, HanXRQr2.0-SUNRISE, whole genome shotgun sequence includes:
- the LOC110889083 gene encoding putative mannan endo-1,4-beta-mannosidase 9 — protein sequence MSGINGSCFAETRKHHFQVNGKRMYFNGFNAYWLMCMASDPSTKTKVSDAFQEASKIGMNIVRTWAFSDGGSKPLQTSPGVYNEDMFKGLDFVISEAKRHGLYLILSLVNNWDDFGGKKQYVQWARDHGGQYLNSDDEFFSNAVVKGYYKNHVKSVLTRLNSITGVAYKDDPTIFAWELMNEPRCQSDLSGKTLQEWIVEMAADIKSIDKNHLLEIGLEGFYGESMPDKKQNNPGYEVGTDFISNNNLNNVDFATIHIYPDQWVSGGSPEAQAEFVEKWVKAHIEDCKAVLRKPLLIAEFGKSSWSTGYTVKARDDYFQNIFNMAYESARSDGSCSGTTFWQVMAEGMDNWGDGYQVVLEQNPSTAAVIAQQSQKISSLNSVMEI from the exons ATGTCAGGAATCAATGGCAGCTGCTTTGCAGAGACAAGGAAACATCATTTCCAGGTTAATGGAAAGCGGATGTACTTTAACGGCTTTAACGCCTACTGGTTAATGTGTATGGCTTCTGATCCATCTACGAAAACAAAGGTCTCAGATGCCTTCCAAGAAGCTTCTAAAATAGGAATGAACATCGTTAGGACCTGGGCTTTTAGTGATGGTGGCAGCAAACCCCTACAAACCTCTCCTGGTGTTTACAATGAGGACATGTTTAAG GGATTGGATTTTGTGATATCAGAAGCCAAAAGACATGGGCTTTACTTAATTCTAAGCTTAGTCAATAACTGGGACGATTTTGGAGGTAAAAAGCAGTACGTTCAATGGGCTAGGGATCATGGAGGCCAGTACTTGAATAGCGATGATGAATTCTTTTCTAACGCTGTCGTTAAAGGATATTACAAGAATCATGTGAAG AGCGTTCTTACGAGACTCAACTCAATCACCGGTGTTGCCTATAAGGACGATCCCACCATCTTTGCATGGGAGCTCATGAATGAACCCCGTTGCCAGTCTGATCTCTCGGGAAAGACTCTCCAG GAATGGATAGTAGAAATGGCAGCTGACATCAAATCCATTGACAAGAATCATCTTCTTGAAATTGGGCTTGAAGGATTTTATGGGGAGTCCATGCCTGATAAGAAACAAAACAATCCAGGCTATGAAGTTGGGACCGACTTCATTTCAAACAACAACCTCAACAATGTGGATTTCGCTACCATCCATATCTATCCTGATCAATG GGTTTCGGGAGGAAGCCCGGAAGCTCAAGCTGAATTTGTAGAAAAATGGGTTAAAGCCCATATTGAGGACTGTAAAGCCGTCCTAAGAAAACCGTTACTCATTGCGGAATTTGGCAAGTCCTCATGGTCAACAGGTTACACTGTCAAAGCAAGGGACGATTACTTTCAAAACATATTCAACATGGCCTACGAAAGTGCAAGAAGTGACGGGTCATGTTCTGGTACAACCTTTTGGCAGGTCATGGCGGAGGGAATGGATAATTGGGGTGACGGGTACCAAGTCGTGTTGGAGCAAAATCCCTCAACTGCTGCTGTAATTGCACAACAGTCACAAAAGATTTCCTCTCTAAACTCCGTGATGGAAATCTAG